The Parus major isolate Abel chromosome Z, Parus_major1.1, whole genome shotgun sequence genome has a window encoding:
- the THAP1 gene encoding THAP domain-containing protein 1 has product MVQSCSAYRCRNRYDKEKPISFHKFPLTRPDLCKKWEAAVKRKNFKPTKYSSICSEHFTPDCFKRECNNKLLKENAVPTIFCYTEPGEKSEEFAEQPEDPLPPPPLPPPPPPPPPPPPPAAPVLPQSPSTPSFHLSQIDARFVDPSIGLLMPPLQTPSNLAVFCDHNYTVEDTVHQRKRIQQLEEQVEKLRKKLKTAQQRCRRQERQIEKLREIVQFQKEKDILAGKGYVILPNDYFEVVEVPA; this is encoded by the exons ATGGTGCAGTCCTGTTCCGCCTACCGCTGCCGGAACCGATACGACAAAGAGAAGCCCATCTCCTTCCACAA GTTTCCTCTTACAAGACCCGATCTTTGCAAGAAGTGGGAAGCTGCTGTTAAGAGGAAAAACTTCAAGCCGACCAAATACAGCAGCATTTGCTCAGAACACTTTACCCCCGATTGCTTTAAGAGGGAATGCAATAACAAGCTCCTAAAAGAGAATGCTGTGCCCACGATATTTTGTTACACTGAACCTGGTGAAAAG TCTGAAGAAtttgcagagcagccagaagatccactgccacctcctccaCTGCCACCACCTCCACCgcctccaccaccaccaccaccaccagcagctcccgTACTACCACAGTCTCCATCGACTCCTTCCTTTCATTTGTCTCAAATAGATGCCAGATTTGTAGATCCAAGTATTGGATTATTGATGCCCCCTCTGCAGACCCCCAGCAATCTTGCTGTTTTTTGTGATCATAACTACACTGTAGAGGATACAGTCCATCAGCGAAAAAGAATTCAACAGCTGGAGGAACAAGTTGAAAAACTGCGGAAGAAGCTTAAGACAGCGCAACAGCGGTGCCGGCGTCAGGAAAGACAAATTGAGAAACTGAGAGAAATTGttcagtttcagaaagaaaaagacatattGGCAGGAAAAGGCTATGTGATTCTGCCTAATGACTATTTTGAAGTTGTAGAAGTACCTGCCTAG
- the LOC107215852 gene encoding transcription factor jun-B-like — protein MTPRNRPPFPDQGGTAFFPTPQSRGEFLRGRSSAGSPRTPHREAPVTQEQEGFADGFVKALADLHKQNQLLAAPPPLSAPGPCCTARPGPPGAPAAAAADPPAVYTNLSGFNPAGPLSPSGSAYPSASAPPPPGLAFGAAGLGSGRLPPARSLEEPQTVPEVPPSAGGEGGSSAPTPPSLSPLDAESQERLKAERKRLRNRIAASKCRRRKLERIARLEEKVKALKGQNAELAATANLLRAQVTQLQGRVRSHLSSGCHINAAGHPPPPPPHAAAQPRETPPEAAAAAPETSAC, from the exons ATGACCCCAAGAAACCGCCCCCCGTTCCCGGACCAAGGAGGCACTGCCTTCTTTCCCACACCGCAGTCGCGGGGCGAGTTTCTGAGGGGGAGGAGCAGCGCGGGTTCCCCACGGACACCCCACCGGGAAGCC CCGGTGACGCAGGAACAGGAGGGTTTCGCCGACGGCTTCGTCAAGGCCCTGGCCGACCTGCACAAGCAGAACCAGCTCCTggcggcgccgccgccgctctCCGCGCCGGGACCCTGCTGCACCGCCCGCCCGGGGCCACCAGGAGcccccgccgctgccgccgccgaCCCTCCGGCCGTCTACACCAACTTGAGCGGCTTCAACCCCGCGGGGCCGCTGAGCCCCTCGGGCAGCGCCTACCCCTCCGCctccgccccgccgccgccgggcctGGCCTTCGGGGCGGCGGGTCTGGGGAGCGGGCGGCTGCCGCCGGCGCGGTCCCTGGAGGAGCCGCAGACGGTGCCCGAAGTGCCGCCGTCGGCGGGCGGGGAGGGCGGCAGCAGCGCGCCGACGCCGCCTTCGCTGTCGCCGCTGGACGCGGAGAGCCAGGAGCGGCTGAAGGCAGAGCGCAAGCGGCTGCGAAACCGCATCGCCGCCTCCAAGTGCCGCCGGCGGAAGCTGGAGCGCATCGCCCGGCTGGAGGAGAAGGTGAAAGCGCTCAAGGGGCAGAACGCCGAGCTGGCCGCCACCGCCAACCTCCTCCGCGCCCAGGTCACCCAGCTGCAGGGTCGCGTCCGCAGCCACCTCTCCTCTGGCTGCCACATCAACGCCGCCgggcatcctcctcctcctcctcctcacgCCGCCGCCCAGCCGCGGGAGACTCCCCCCGAggcggccgccgccgcgccgGAGACCAGCGCCTGCTGA